The uncultured Methanobrevibacter sp. genome includes the window AAAATGTGAAGAATGTGGAACATGTCAAATGTTTTGCCCAGTAAATGCTATATGGTTAGAATAGGGGGATTATTATATGCATTATGCTAATACTTATTTAGAAAAACCTGTAGTACCTGATGTAAAAATTACTGGTGAAGGAACTACCGATGTTTTAAAATGTATGTTAAACACCGGTTCAGATATCTACCAAGGTGCTTGTAAAAAAAGAGGATCCACCTTAAAACAAGAATATAAAAACGCTTCTGGTACTTGTTACATGGATCCAAGAGATATGGCAAAATTAGGTGTAAACAACTGGGATACTGTACTTGTAAAAACTGATTTTGGTGAAGTAGTAGTAAACTGCGCAGTATCAAGAGATGCACCTCACGAAGGAACTGTATTCATTTGTAAAGGACCATGGGCTAACACCATTGTAAGTCACGATACTTACTGTTGTTCTGACCCTACCTACAAAGGAATTAGATGTACTGTTGAAAAAACAGACAGAAAAGTATTACTCATGGCTGACTTAATGAGATGGGTATACAAAAAATACGTTGATGAAGAAGATGACGATGTTGTTGAAAACATGGAATCTTTA containing:
- a CDS encoding molybdopterin dinucleotide binding domain-containing protein, with product MHYANTYLEKPVVPDVKITGEGTTDVLKCMLNTGSDIYQGACKKRGSTLKQEYKNASGTCYMDPRDMAKLGVNNWDTVLVKTDFGEVVVNCAVSRDAPHEGTVFICKGPWANTIVSHDTYCCSDPTYKGIRCTVEKTDRKVLLMADLMRWVYKKYVDEEDDDVVENMESL